From Erwinia pyri, a single genomic window includes:
- the cobA gene encoding uroporphyrinogen-III C-methyltransferase, whose amino-acid sequence MTTHIAGLDKLLASESQHHRVGSIWLVGAGPGDPELLTVKALRLIQQAEVVVFDRLVSEAILALVPPGALSIDVGKTPGFHGMKQSQINQLLVELAAAGQKVIRLKGGDPFIFGRGGEEMAWAQQAGIACHIVPGITAAVGCAAATGIPLTHRDMAQSVRFITGHGKEGKPELDWYSLKDPCQTLVFYMGLTWCEALSERLIAFGRDAQTPVAIVERGTRADQRVTLTSLQQLAETVEREKPQSPALLIVGEVVQFYRADLAGIIATELNEAPVALNSV is encoded by the coding sequence ATGACAACACATATTGCAGGGCTGGATAAGCTGCTTGCCAGTGAAAGCCAGCACCATCGGGTTGGGTCGATATGGCTGGTCGGGGCGGGACCTGGCGATCCTGAGCTGTTGACGGTTAAAGCGCTGCGGTTAATTCAGCAGGCAGAAGTGGTGGTCTTTGACCGGCTGGTGAGCGAGGCGATTCTGGCGCTGGTTCCGCCAGGCGCGCTCAGCATCGACGTGGGTAAAACGCCCGGCTTTCACGGCATGAAACAGTCGCAGATCAATCAGCTGCTGGTGGAGCTGGCTGCGGCGGGACAGAAGGTTATTCGCCTGAAAGGGGGCGACCCTTTTATCTTTGGGCGCGGCGGTGAAGAGATGGCCTGGGCTCAGCAGGCAGGCATTGCCTGCCATATTGTCCCCGGCATCACCGCGGCGGTGGGCTGCGCCGCGGCCACCGGCATCCCTCTGACGCATCGTGACATGGCGCAGTCGGTTCGCTTTATTACCGGCCATGGCAAAGAAGGAAAACCAGAGCTGGACTGGTACAGCCTGAAAGATCCCTGCCAGACGCTGGTATTTTATATGGGACTCACCTGGTGCGAAGCGTTAAGCGAACGGCTGATCGCCTTCGGGCGTGACGCGCAAACCCCGGTGGCTATTGTAGAGCGCGGCACGCGTGCCGATCAGCGCGTCACGCTGACCAGCCTGCAGCAGCTTGCTGAAACGGTCGAGAGGGAAAAGCCGCAGTCGCCCGCCTTGCTGATTGTGGGGGAGGTGGTGCAGTTCTACCGGGCAGACCTTGCTGGGATAATAGCAACCGAACTGAACGAAGCGCCGGTGGCGCTGAACAGCGTTTAA
- a CDS encoding transketolase, with amino-acid sequence MDFQAIKQTARQARRYVLQMNHRAGKGHTGADLSEVDIICTLFMGVMDRSAARPDQDRFILSKGHGAGGLYCSAAAMGLLDPSVLDQFMGDDTLLAGHPVRQKLPDLVEINSGGLGHGLPIGVGLALGNKLSGMGHRRAFVLLGDGELAEGSNWEAAMSASKFKLDNLIAIVDRNRLQLAGKTEEIMPLEPLVDKWLAFGFEVLECDGHDPQAIANAVNQPSAGKPRVILANTEKGHGISFMANVPAWHHSVPNDEQLALGLAELEEE; translated from the coding sequence ATGGACTTTCAGGCAATCAAACAGACTGCGCGTCAGGCCCGGCGCTATGTCCTGCAAATGAATCATCGGGCGGGTAAAGGGCACACCGGCGCCGACCTCTCCGAGGTAGACATCATCTGTACGCTGTTTATGGGTGTGATGGATCGCTCAGCGGCGCGTCCCGATCAGGACCGCTTCATTTTGTCGAAAGGGCACGGCGCAGGCGGGCTCTACTGTAGCGCCGCCGCGATGGGGCTGCTTGACCCATCGGTGCTCGATCAGTTTATGGGTGACGACACGCTGCTGGCCGGTCATCCGGTGCGGCAAAAGCTGCCCGACCTGGTGGAGATTAACTCAGGCGGCCTGGGGCATGGTTTGCCGATCGGCGTCGGCCTGGCGCTGGGCAACAAGCTCTCCGGCATGGGCCATCGTCGCGCTTTTGTCCTGCTGGGCGATGGCGAGCTGGCCGAGGGATCGAACTGGGAAGCGGCAATGTCCGCCAGCAAATTCAAGCTAGATAACCTGATCGCTATCGTTGACCGCAACCGCCTGCAGCTGGCAGGCAAAACGGAAGAGATTATGCCGCTGGAGCCGCTGGTCGATAAGTGGCTGGCGTTCGGTTTCGAGGTGCTGGAGTGCGACGGGCACGACCCGCAGGCTATCGCCAACGCGGTAAACCAGCCCTCTGCCGGCAAACCGCGGGTGATCCTCGCTAATACAGAAAAGGGCCACGGCATCTCCTTTATGGCCAACGTGCCCGCTTGGCACCACTCGGTTCCCAATGATGAGCAGCTGGCCCTGGGGCTGGCAGAGCTGGAGGAAGAATAA
- a CDS encoding DeoR/GlpR family DNA-binding transcription regulator, translating to MKSKNEQLADMQQRREKILEMIREDGTVTVKMLTEAFGLTEATIRTDLRVLQKEGFVQRYHGGATLMTGKQNTGALMLERQTHLDEKDAIGRLAAQHIENGDTVIFDSGTTTTAIAQHLGHINKLSVVTTAVNIALMLGGEPGVNILLTGGTFKFPTLSTSGEKAASFFENVLAEKLFLATACISPKLGLSFPSETDIKVKSAMINSASTVYVVADSSKIDKVSMFALPCDWSNIQYLITDKGIAKASVEAFEALGVRVLIATP from the coding sequence TTGAAAAGCAAAAACGAACAATTGGCCGATATGCAACAACGGCGAGAAAAGATCCTGGAGATGATCAGGGAGGATGGCACGGTCACCGTCAAAATGCTGACCGAGGCCTTTGGCCTGACAGAGGCCACGATTCGTACCGATCTGCGCGTGTTACAGAAAGAGGGTTTTGTGCAGCGTTATCATGGCGGTGCCACCTTAATGACCGGCAAACAGAATACCGGCGCGCTGATGCTGGAACGTCAGACCCATCTTGATGAGAAAGATGCCATCGGCAGGCTGGCTGCCCAGCATATCGAAAATGGTGATACGGTGATTTTCGATTCCGGCACCACCACCACCGCCATAGCGCAGCACCTTGGCCACATCAACAAGCTTTCTGTGGTCACTACGGCGGTCAATATTGCGTTAATGCTGGGTGGCGAGCCGGGGGTGAATATTTTGCTTACCGGTGGCACCTTTAAGTTTCCTACGCTCTCTACCTCCGGCGAGAAAGCAGCCAGCTTTTTTGAGAACGTGCTGGCAGAAAAACTCTTTCTTGCCACCGCCTGCATTTCCCCAAAGCTGGGCCTGAGCTTTCCCAGCGAAACGGATATCAAGGTGAAAAGCGCAATGATCAACTCTGCCAGCACCGTCTATGTGGTGGCCGACTCCAGTAAAATCGACAAGGTATCGATGTTTGCGCTGCCCTGTGACTGGAGCAATATCCAGTATCTGATCACCGATAAAGGGATTGCGAAAGCCTCGGTCGAGGCTTTTGAAGCGCTGGGTGTCAGGGTGCTGATCGCCACCCCTTAG
- a CDS encoding nitrate reductase, whose protein sequence is MKTTCPYCGVGCGVTVLPQPDGSCLVSGDADHPANFGRLCVKGSALGETSGHAGRLLHPQIAGEQASWPHALDEVARRLQQVIDQHGAQAVAFYASGQLLTEDYYVANKLMKGFLGVANIDTNSRLCMASAVVGYKRALGADAVPCCYEDFDAADMVILAGSNTAWAHPVAWQRLMQAKKARPEMKVVVIDPRRTATCDLADLHLPLKPGSDAALFNGLLHWLDKHQQRDESLTEHILGLEDALAAAAEWHAEAVAEYCELEVADVEEFYRLFGASRATLTLYCMGINQSGSGSDKCNAIINVHLASGKIGRPGSGPFSLTGQPNAMGGREVGGLANQLAAHMGFSAEEVERVQRFWQSPRIASQPGLKAVELFQAVGRGEVKALWIMGTNPAVSLPDGSAVLTALQKCPLVIVSDVCAATDTTALADILLPAQGWGEKNGTVTNSERRISRQRGFTKPAGEAMPDWWILSQVAQRLGFSGAFDWQHPAEIFREHAALSGFENNGQRAFDISGLAKIDNQQWDKLQPIQWPVNQQHPAGCARLFTDLRFFHPDGKARLIAVIPRLPVAQADLHYPLIANTGRIRDQWHTMTRTGTVPRLMQHYAEPFCELHPDDARQYGLRQDDLVRVQSDRGWMVCRTKISEGALRGNLFLPMHWNRQFCSQGSVDTLIAPTLCPESGQPESKQTAVRVRRWKSDWQAILYLREATSLGESAWWAKIPQAGAVRYQLAGEGTALAWLTAQGLLSGLQLQTAQADRGYFHLLGWKQGRLELAFYSDPGRLPAIDNERVISAFTQAPDTPAGRFALLAGQARAGSSQGRTICSCFGVGEERIAAAIARGCDTTEALGLALKCGTNCGSCLPELKQLIACAQPTV, encoded by the coding sequence ATGAAAACCACCTGTCCCTATTGCGGCGTAGGGTGCGGGGTGACGGTACTGCCACAGCCCGACGGCAGCTGTCTGGTCAGCGGTGATGCAGATCATCCTGCTAACTTCGGCAGGCTCTGCGTAAAAGGATCGGCCCTGGGCGAGACGTCAGGGCATGCAGGCCGGTTATTACATCCGCAGATAGCGGGTGAGCAGGCGAGCTGGCCCCACGCGCTGGATGAGGTAGCCCGGAGACTGCAACAGGTTATTGATCAGCATGGAGCGCAGGCGGTGGCCTTTTATGCCTCTGGTCAGCTGCTTACGGAGGATTACTACGTCGCCAATAAGCTGATGAAAGGCTTTCTTGGCGTCGCCAATATCGACACCAACTCCCGCTTATGCATGGCTTCGGCAGTGGTGGGTTACAAAAGAGCGCTGGGTGCTGACGCTGTCCCCTGCTGTTACGAGGATTTCGACGCTGCCGATATGGTGATCCTGGCGGGCTCCAATACCGCCTGGGCGCACCCGGTCGCCTGGCAGCGGCTGATGCAGGCGAAAAAGGCCAGGCCGGAGATGAAAGTGGTGGTGATCGATCCGCGCCGGACCGCCACCTGCGATCTTGCCGACTTACATCTGCCCCTGAAACCGGGCAGCGATGCGGCCCTGTTTAACGGCCTGCTGCACTGGCTGGATAAGCATCAGCAAAGGGACGAAAGTCTGACGGAGCATATTCTGGGGCTGGAGGACGCTTTAGCCGCCGCAGCGGAGTGGCATGCTGAGGCCGTGGCGGAATATTGCGAGCTTGAGGTTGCCGACGTAGAGGAATTTTACCGCCTGTTTGGCGCATCCCGGGCCACGCTGACCCTCTATTGCATGGGAATAAACCAGTCCGGCAGCGGCAGCGACAAATGCAACGCCATTATCAATGTCCACCTGGCGAGCGGCAAAATCGGTCGGCCAGGCTCTGGTCCCTTCTCCTTAACCGGTCAGCCTAATGCGATGGGGGGCCGTGAGGTGGGTGGCCTGGCAAATCAGCTGGCGGCGCATATGGGCTTCTCCGCGGAGGAGGTGGAGCGGGTACAACGCTTCTGGCAAAGCCCGCGGATTGCCAGCCAGCCGGGCCTGAAAGCGGTCGAGCTGTTTCAGGCAGTGGGACGCGGTGAGGTGAAAGCGCTCTGGATAATGGGCACCAACCCCGCCGTTTCACTGCCGGATGGCAGCGCCGTGCTGACCGCGCTGCAAAAGTGCCCGTTAGTGATCGTGTCGGATGTCTGCGCAGCAACCGATACCACCGCGCTGGCCGATATTCTGCTGCCCGCTCAGGGATGGGGAGAGAAAAATGGCACGGTCACCAACTCTGAACGACGTATCTCCAGACAGCGGGGGTTTACGAAGCCCGCGGGTGAAGCGATGCCGGACTGGTGGATCCTCTCGCAGGTTGCACAGCGATTAGGATTTTCCGGGGCGTTCGACTGGCAGCACCCTGCCGAGATCTTTCGTGAGCATGCCGCTTTGTCAGGTTTCGAGAATAACGGCCAGCGGGCGTTTGATATCAGCGGGCTGGCGAAGATCGATAATCAGCAGTGGGACAAGCTACAGCCCATTCAGTGGCCGGTTAATCAGCAGCATCCCGCTGGCTGCGCCAGATTATTTACCGATCTGCGCTTTTTCCATCCCGACGGCAAAGCGCGCCTGATCGCCGTTATCCCACGTCTGCCGGTAGCGCAGGCCGACCTGCACTATCCCCTGATTGCCAACACCGGCCGCATTCGCGATCAGTGGCATACCATGACCCGCACCGGCACGGTTCCGCGCCTGATGCAGCATTATGCGGAGCCTTTCTGCGAACTGCATCCCGACGATGCACGGCAGTATGGTCTGCGGCAGGACGATCTGGTCAGGGTCCAGTCCGATCGTGGCTGGATGGTATGCCGTACAAAAATCAGCGAAGGCGCGCTGCGTGGCAATCTCTTCCTTCCCATGCACTGGAACCGTCAGTTTTGCAGCCAGGGCAGCGTGGATACGCTGATTGCACCGACGCTCTGTCCCGAGTCCGGGCAGCCGGAAAGTAAACAAACCGCCGTGCGGGTGCGTCGCTGGAAAAGTGACTGGCAGGCCATTTTATATCTGCGAGAGGCAACTTCGCTGGGAGAGAGCGCATGGTGGGCCAAAATTCCGCAGGCCGGAGCGGTTCGTTACCAGCTTGCCGGAGAGGGGACGGCGCTGGCCTGGCTGACCGCTCAGGGGCTGCTCAGCGGACTTCAGCTGCAGACCGCGCAGGCAGACCGCGGCTATTTTCATCTGCTTGGCTGGAAGCAAGGCCGCCTTGAGCTGGCCTTCTACAGCGATCCCGGGAGGCTACCCGCTATTGATAACGAGAGAGTTATCAGTGCATTCACTCAGGCCCCGGATACGCCAGCCGGTCGTTTTGCGCTATTGGCCGGTCAGGCCCGCGCCGGCAGCAGCCAGGGCAGAACGATTTGCAGCTGTTTCGGCGTGGGGGAAGAGCGGATTGCAGCAGCGATCGCCAGAGGCTGCGACACCACCGAGGCGCTCGGCCTGGCGCTGAAATGCGGAACCAACTGCGGCTCCTGCTTACCTGAACTTAAACAGCTGATCGCCTGCGCGCAGCCGACGGTCTGA